Proteins encoded together in one Candidatus Nealsonbacteria bacterium window:
- the ybeY gene encoding rRNA maturation RNase YbeY, which yields MIEINNLTGDFLDEKFLKKIGQKVLEGESASRQKRKTNLSLVFVSQGKIQKLNKIYRKKNQATDVLAFGQSQKFPIMLENELGLGEVVICPREVKKNAKKYNSSFKKELARVLIHGILHLLPERSEGRRRRNLLRLPERSEGRRRRNLLRLPERSEGRRRRNLLRLDKNHEKNKKEAEKMREKEEYYLSKINKL from the coding sequence ATGATTGAAATTAATAACCTTACCGGTGATTTTTTAGATGAAAAGTTTTTAAAAAAAATTGGTCAAAAGGTCTTGGAGGGAGAATCGGCCAGCCGGCAGAAAAGGAAAACTAATTTATCTCTGGTTTTTGTAAGTCAGGGGAAAATACAAAAATTAAATAAAATCTATCGGAAAAAAAACCAAGCGACCGATGTCTTGGCCTTCGGCCAAAGCCAAAAATTTCCGATTATGCTTGAAAATGAATTGGGTTTAGGAGAGGTCGTCATTTGTCCAAGGGAAGTTAAAAAAAATGCCAAAAAATACAATTCTTCTTTTAAAAAGGAATTAGCCCGAGTTTTAATTCACGGGATATTACATCTTTTACCCGAGCGCAGCGAGGGGCGGAGAAGAAGGAATCTTCTTCGACTACCCGAGCGCAGCGAGGGGCGGAGAAGAAGGAATCTTCTTCGACTACCCGAGCGCAGCGAGGGGCGGAGAAGAAGGAATCTTCTTCGACTAGACAAAAACCATGAAAAAAATAAAAAAGAAGCTGAAAAAATGAGAGAAAAAGAAGAATAT